CTAAAGCCGTATTAGAAGCGCAAGGCTCTGTGCTGACCAACAAATACGCTGAAGGTTACCCTAATCGTCGTTACTATGGTGGCTGTGAAGCCGTTGACGTTACTGAACAATTAGCTATTGATCGCGCTAAGCAACTTTTTAACTGTGAATTCGTTAACGTACAGCCGCACTCTGGTGCTCAGGCCAATGGTGCTGTCATGTTAGCTTTACTTCAACCAGGCGACACCATTATGGGCATGTCTCTTGACGCTGGCGGTCACTTAACTCACGGAGCGCCACCAGCACAATCAGGTAAGTGGTTTAATGCCGTTCAATATCAAGTAAACCCAGACACTCTACTGATAGATTACGATGCAATCGAAGCACAAGCGTTAGAATGCAAACCTAAAATGATCATCGCCGGTGGTTCCGCTATCCCTCGCGTCATCGATTTTAAACGTTTCCGCGAAATCGCAGATAAGGTTGGGGCTTACTTGTTCGTTGACATGGCGCACATTGCCGGTTTGGTTGCGACTGGTGCCCACCCTTCTCCACTTCCATATGCGCACGTTGTGACAACGACAACGCACAAAACATTGCGTGGTCCTCGTGGTGGTATGATCTTGTCTAATGATTTGGATTTGGGTAAGAAAATCAACTCAGCAGTATTCCCTGGCTACCAAGGTGGCCCATTAATGCACGTTATTGCGGGTAAAGCTGTTGCTTTTGGCGAAGCCTTGAAGCCTGAGTTTAAAACTTACATAGATCAAGTGGTTAGTAACGCCAAAGTACTTGCTGAAG
The window above is part of the Marinomonas sp. THO17 genome. Proteins encoded here:
- the glyA gene encoding serine hydroxymethyltransferase; the protein is MANTEAFFSQALAERDPELYATITEEQERQETGIELIASENITSKAVLEAQGSVLTNKYAEGYPNRRYYGGCEAVDVTEQLAIDRAKQLFNCEFVNVQPHSGAQANGAVMLALLQPGDTIMGMSLDAGGHLTHGAPPAQSGKWFNAVQYQVNPDTLLIDYDAIEAQALECKPKMIIAGGSAIPRVIDFKRFREIADKVGAYLFVDMAHIAGLVATGAHPSPLPYAHVVTTTTHKTLRGPRGGMILSNDLDLGKKINSAVFPGYQGGPLMHVIAGKAVAFGEALKPEFKTYIDQVVSNAKVLAEVMIERGCDVVTGGTDNHLMLVDLRPKGIKGNMADKALERAGITCNKNGIPFDTEKPMITSGIRLGTPAATSRGFGEEEFRKVGHLISDVIDGLVEMPEGNPEVEARVLSEVKELCKRFPLYR